In one window of Aphidius gifuensis isolate YNYX2018 linkage group LG4, ASM1490517v1, whole genome shotgun sequence DNA:
- the LOC122855374 gene encoding serine/threonine-protein kinase RIO3-like, producing the protein MASPWAKIKPVDDGAVSLQQIAAEEIIKNLQEKEFRKYEKPIEPEIIQDITEIPEELICELEGTNDDAAIAQLLQKQFNQEYDLMLKKTEEKYNGRSKVGISLLNYRQCPSLDPEDEKSSADDDSRDLDRFVSVEKEYASIPRCGYKKTNEGSEIVTKHDMLMSSRINACRVLEFPPGISTGDTAGFDVKLNNQVFNGLRNHSYAHCSREKAKTRPHPKTSP; encoded by the exons atGGCATCACCTTGGGCAAAAATTAAACCAGTTGACGATGGAGCTGTAAGTTTACAACAGATTGCTGCTGAAGAAATTATCAAGAATCTTCAAGAAAA AGAATTTCGTAAATATGAAAAGCCTATTGAGCCTGAAATAATTCAGGACATTACTGAAATTCCAGAGGAATTAATTTGTGAATTGGAGGGCACAAATGATGATGCAGCTATTGCACAATTATTGCAAAAGCAATTTAATCAAGAGTATGatttaatgttgaaaaaaactGAAGAAAAATACAATGGTCGATCAAAAG ttggAATATCTCTTTTGAATTATCGACAATGTCCAAGTTTAGATCCAGAGGATGAAAAATCATCAGCTGATGATGACAGTCGTGACCTAGATAGATTTGtt AGTGTTGAAAAGGAGTATGCTTCAATACCAAGATGTGGTTACAAAAAGACAAATGAAGGATCTGAAATTGTAACAAAACATGACATGTTAATGTCATCAAGAATAAATGCATGTCGTGTACTTGAATTTCCACCAGGTATATCAACTGGTGATACTGCTGGTTTTGatgtcaaattaaataaccaaGTGTTCAATGGTCTTCGCAATCATAGCTATGCTCATTGTTCTCGTGAAAAAGCCAAGACCAGACCACATCCAAAAACAtctccataa
- the LOC122854002 gene encoding protein disulfide-isomerase-like: MEVERIISENQGLSIDKNNFEYSLQTDNGILFIYYKPSNEHCIAVVPKFTQAAPHFLESITKIKTPMSDKKLIELSESQRVRRVLTLEKKDTTVTYFGPLVIDDIINWTIRQVDPTNEPPSPPLKTIDSQEISIVDFSNNVFFTILSTNYQHKILKIPDQNEFFNDYQFEDETLLLFKKFNKKQSVFEGQMDINKLENFIKKYSLPLIIDYNRKYHDNIFKCGFKNYLYITLNRNAKQVFLV; this comes from the exons atggaagtTGAAAGAATCATTAGTGAGAATCAAGGTCTCtcaattgacaaaaataattttgagtaTTCTCTTCAAACTGATAATggaatactttttatttatt ATAAACCGTCAAACGAACATTGCATTGCTGTTGTGCCAAAATTTACCCAAGCAGCACCACATTTTTTAGAGAgcataacaaaaataaaaactccaatgagtgataaaaaattaattgaactaTCAGAATCACAAAGAGTACGTCGTGTAttaacacttgaaaaaaaagatacaactGTAACGTATTTTGGACCActtgttattgatgatattattaactGGACAATTCGACAAGTTGATCCAACAAATGAgccaccatcaccaccactaaaaacaattgattcacaagaaatatcaattgttgatttttcaaataatgtattttttacaatactcAGTACAAATTATCAACATAAAATACTCAAAATACCAgatcaaaatgaattttttaatgattatcaaTTTGAAGATGAAACTCTgctgttatttaaaaaatttaataaaaaacaatcagtATTTGAGGGCCAAATGGAcataaataaacttgaaaattttataaaaaaatattcattaccATTGATCATTGATTACAATAGAAAATatcatgataatatatttaaatgtggttttaaaaattatttatacataacaTTAAATAGAAATGCAAaa cAAGTGTTCTTGGTATGA
- the LOC122855373 gene encoding nucleoporin NUP42-like → MVLCQYYLSGNCRFGNACKNEHSSGQGTKTLAIVGEEMLLAERGGQWPLSCFSPTKDHACIPDMNDVSPEEVRWEMYQAQKSGTVDQTKLQFQQLCQEMSRKREFLKNPSNELLVMLDKIHKNNRETGFSNKSFTSATATSPFGATTGSNFGTPASSSTTTASGIFSRGMTTNTPSVFGGQPSFGGAPVFSTQSPSTNSIFGGAVNSTNSVFGGNQNMPGFTSSNPQSSSSIFGGSTSGVVSGSTTGTSVFGQPSAFGSTAQTPQQNIFSNTQTTTSPFGGVPSATGTLYGGATTITPTQSAGSIFGSSQPALSNSSSIFSQQKPVSSGSAFGGAPVFSNSTTFSSAQQNQGFGAQPAFNMTNSVFGSSTTTSNTFGGSAGNTNSFAALATTPQQQNLFQNNGQNTTSPFGNAVSSTMTNSSPFGGSINSTSTFGNNNFGNQSVDVNSGFGTSVFTSVSSNQGYGNAPAYASTPSTPFASTTSTSSISNPFAQNAQQMSAVLGVTASGTTFGGMSAGLARDKKIYTDDSELTDDEKQMFMAEQFILGKIPIKPPSIELSECK, encoded by the exons atggtTTTGTGCCAGTATTATTTGTCTGGTAATTGTCGATTTGGCAATGCATGTAAAAATGAACACTCAA GTGGCCAAGGAACCAAAACACT GGCAATTGTTGGAGAAGAAATGCTTTTAGCTGAACGTGGTGGACAATGGCCCTTGTCATGTTTTAGTCCAACAAAAGATCATGCTTGTATTCCAGATATGAATGATGTATCACCTGAAGAAGTTAGATGGGAAATGTATCAGGCTCAAAAGTCTGGTACTGTTGATCAAACA aaacttcaatttcaacaattatgtCAAGAAATGAGTAGAAAaagagaatttttaaaaaatccatcaAATGAACTTCTTGTAATGTTG gataaaatacacaaaaataatagagaaactggattttcaaataaatcatttacatCAGCAACAGCTACTAGTCCATTTGGTGCTACAACAGGAAGTAATTTTGGTAcaccagcatcatcatcaacaacaacagcatcagGAATATTTAGTCGTGGAATGACAACTAATACACCATCTGTTTTTGGTGGACAGCCATCATTTGGTGGAGCTCCAGTTTTTTCTACTCAATCACCATCaacaaattcaatatttgGTGGTGCAGTAAATTCGACAAATTCAGTATTTGGTGGTAATCAAAATATGCCAGGATTTACTTCATCAAATCCACAATCttcttcatcaatatttggTGGTAGTACAAGTGGTGTTGTTAGTGGTAGTACAACTGGTACATCTGTATTTGGACAGCCCAGTGCATTTGGTAGTACAGCACAAACtccacaacaaaatatattttcaaatacacAAACAACAACATCACCATTTGGTGGTGTGCCATCAGCAACTGGTACTTTATATGGTGgtgcaacaacaataacaccaACACAATCAGCTGGATCAATATTTGGCTCATCACAGCCAGCattatcaaattcatcatcaatatttagtCAACAAAAGCCAGTATCATCAGGATCGGCATTTGGTGGTGCGCCAGTATTTAGTAATTCAACTACATTTTCATCAGCACAACAAAATCAAGGCTTTGGTGCACAGCCAGCATTCAATATGACAAATAGTGTTTTTGGATCAAGCACAACAACATCAAATACATTTGGTGGATCAGCTGGTAATACAAATAGTTTTGCTGCACTTGCAACAAcaccacaacaacaaaatttatttcaaaataatggaCAAAATACAACATCACCATTTGGTAATGCTGTATCATCAACAATGACAAATTCTAGTCCATTTGGTGGATCAATTAATTCAACTTCTACttttggtaataataattttggcaATCAAAGTGTTGATGTTAATTCTGGATTTGGAACAAGTGTATTTACAAGTGTTTCATCAAATCAAGGCTATGGAAATGCACCAGCTTATGCTAGTACACCAAGTACACCATTTGCTTctacaacatcaacatcatcaatcaGTAATCCATTTGCTCAAAATGCTCAACAAATGTCAGCTGTTCTTGGTGTTACTGCTTCTGGCACAACATTTGGTGGAATGTCAGCTGGATTAgctagagataaaaaaatatatactgatGACTCTGAACTCActgatgatgaaaaacaaatgttCATGGCAGAACAATTTATTCTTGGAAAAATTCCCATTAAACCACCGTCAATTGAACTTTCAGAATGTAAATAA